Proteins co-encoded in one Nyctibius grandis isolate bNycGra1 chromosome 14, bNycGra1.pri, whole genome shotgun sequence genomic window:
- the CCDC62 gene encoding coiled-coil domain-containing protein 62, giving the protein MRNVTAINSYQNPLMPGSTLVPSPLSSLPRSASPEKLSPSLENSTIKKLRQELQLLTAELKDRDKELNDMVAVHQRQFLAWEDDRQKILTLEERCSLLSNELNERNEIIKSLTKRLKFLESQQNDSKIRSKKRQQKFKELSQKATDATAHCQALEEENQSLHCLVLELSAKAGQLQAREQELLAVLKLKDKVMLERTDYITAFTSKFKKLENELHAAKVEEFHLNKEKRDLKLRLKELILETNKLKDDLCEKMTENNKQQEEIIRLKEENGSLRNELALTVEKAERRDQLLQFAKSKEARTDTELSTLRQLCVKQQCDLQFLHVILESSQELRQNYEKAAHERSIGVAFSAPESNSEKDAVRTEGTHGMYKECGTAQVPKSRVKTTFETCEVDKRLLLNASNLEETTSVYLNQHQKVVKVSAVLTEEEKQDVASSSDELGSEVCCEASNTRALRNREISENGVESRDQQAFESSLPECEHWLNVSSCVDSQSTSSQDTITSDKTDNEDKTWEERTGILFDQKSREPPAAIHTAESDSCSDNFTAKKDARWKTILDTEWLKIFKPIKRDASIWHGKDGSCLKTAPEMKCASLKSEENVDLSSFHLDSPCLSSTQKADRPPRFEKFSDEDFPLEIDNLSVTKPTNRCCSATMDQDTSSPISKLQHGSAESRQMVADVELSTPFYASPRCSPNSSNVSTTTELAEALHRTQLSTAEEGDAKLPFFSL; this is encoded by the exons ATGCGGAACGTGACAGCCATAAACAGTTACCAGAATCCGCTGATGCCTGGTAGCACTCTGGTCCCCAGTCCCCTATCATCACTGCCACGTTCTGCTTCACCCGAG AAACTTAGCCCAAGCCTTGAGAACAGCACCATTAAGAAACTGAGGCAAGAGCTCCAGCTTCTGACTGCAGAACTGAAAGATCGTGATAAGGAACTCAATGACATGGTTGCAGTGCATCAGAGACAGTTTCTAGCCTGGGAAGATGATCGGCAAAAAATACTGACTTTAGAAGAACGATGCAGCTTATTAAGCA atgaGCTGAACGagagaaatgaaattataaaatcaCTGACCAAAAGGTTAAAGTTCTTAGAATCTCAGCAGAATGACAGTAAGATCAGATctaaaaaaaggcaacagaagtTTAAAGAGCTGTCTCAAAAAGCAACAGATGCAACTGCTCACTGTCAGGCTCTGGAG GAGGAAAATCAAAGTCTCCACTGCTTAGTCTTGGAACTTTCTGCTAAAGCAGGCCAGCTGCAAGCGAGGGAACAGGAGCTTCTTGCTGTGCTTAAGCTGAAG GACAAGGTTATGCTTGAAAGAACTGATTACATTACTGCGTTTACATCTAAATtcaaaaagctggaaaatgaaTTGCATGCAGCAAAGGTGGAGGAATTCCATCTCAACAAAGAAAAGCGAGACCTCAAACTGAGACTGAAAGAACTAATACTTGAAACAAATAAGCTGAAAG atgacCTGTGtgaaaagatgacagaaaataataagCAGCAAGAAGAAATCATTCgcctcaaagaagaaaatggctCCTTGAGGAATGAGCTTGCACTTACTG ttgagaaagcagagagaagggatCAACTTCTTCAGTTTGCCAAGTCTAAAGAAGCACGGACTGACACAGAACTATCCACTTTGCGACAG CTCTGTGTAAAACAGCAGTGTGACTTGCAATTTCTTCATGTCATTTTGGAGAGCTCTCAGGAATTAAGGCAAAATtatgaaaaagcagcacatgAAAGGag CATAGGTGTGGCATTCTCTGCCCCTGAAAGTAACAGCGAGAAGGACGCGGTTAGGACTGAGGGCACCCACGGGATGTACAAGGAGTGTGGAACTGCACAAGTTCCAAAAAGTAGGGTAAAAACCACCTTTGAGACGTGTGAAGTAGATAAAAGACTGTTACTGAATGCATCAAACTTGGAGGAAACCACCTCAGTGTACTTAAACCAGCATCAAAAAGTTGTGAAAGTCTCGGCTGTCcttacagaagaagaaaagcaggatgTTGCATCAAGCTCTGATGAGCTAGGCAGCGAAGTATGTTGTGAGGCAAGCAACACAAGGGCATTAAGAAACAGGGAAATTTCTGAGAATGGAGTGGAAAGCAGAGATCAACAAGCCTTTGAGTCATCTTTACCTGAATGTGAGCATTGGCTTAACGTCAGTTCTTGTGTAGATTCACAAAGTACTTCGAGCCAGGACACCATCACATCTGACAAAACTGATAATGAAGATAAAACCTGGGAAGAGAGAACTGGAATTCTGTTTGACCAAAAAAGCAGAGAGCCTCCTGCTGCAATTCACACGGCTGAATCTGATTCCTGTAGTGATAACTTCACCGCAAAAAAAGATGCACGGTGGAAGACAATATTAGATACAGAATGGTTGAAGATTTTCAAACCCATAAAACGAGATGCAAGTATATGGCATGGAAAAGATGGCAGCTGTCTCAAGACTGCACCAGAGATGAAATGTGCCAGCTTAAAAAG tgaagaaaatgtcGATCTGAGTTCTTTTCACTTGGATTCTCCCTGTTTGTCATCCACCCAGAAAGCAGACAGGCCTCCAAGATTTGAGAAATTCTCTGATGAAGACTTCCCTCTGGAGATCGATAACCTTTCAGTGACTAAGCCAACAAATAGATGCTGCAGTGCTACCATGGACCAA GATACCAGTTCCCCCATAAGTAAGCTGCAGCATGGGTCAGCTGAGTCTCGACAGATGGTTGCTGATGTGGAGCTTAGCACTCCCTTCTACGCGAGCCCTCGTTGCAGTCCAAACAGCAGCAACGTCAGTACG ACAACAGAACTTGCAGAAGCTCTTCACAGAACCCAGTTATCCACTGCAGAAGAAGGAGATGCCAAGCTTCCATTCTTTTCTCTATGA